Below is a window of Rhizophagus irregularis chromosome 10, complete sequence DNA.
cgaACCTtgaaaattcttcaatttaatattcccacaataaataaataaacccatatatattaaataatttaggcgAATATTTAGTTTCTTGTAAataaattcagaaaatatCGCAcgaaaattcataaataatcatgaatttcattaaattggtTCTTTGGCATAAAACGACAACatcacaaaatttttcaacattttgGTGGCGTTCATCAGACGATCAGAGTAAATTACGCGCATGAAGTATAAACAAGGTAATAGCCCGTAAtactgaaataataaattattacaacccttgataatttcttcaaataaaaaaggaattagtaaatattttgtataaggGACTTTTCCGCGCTTTTTTTATGCACATGTCAAAAGTGAATGATTTACAAGGTAAATTTAAAGAGTATGAAATTGTACTACATTAATTTTGTTCTTGTGACCATATGTCAATCGTGACTTCCTGTCGATCAAACTGCAATTCTTAGAAAATCCATTTAATGGAGATCTGCtggttttaaaattatgaggttgtcagaaaaaaattgataataaaaaattatgaatttaccTATGAATATGCCATTTTACGTCGATATCATTATgacatatatgtatatttgcTTTAATCAGATATCGAATTAAATCACTGCAAATTCTTGTACTAGTAAAGATTTTATGTAATTGAAATATGTAAagatttataaagtataaccttttttttataatttacgttattttaatcaaaataaacttCTGTTACACAAATTATCTCGTTATTGGCCAATACGccttttgttttattaacattaagGATTACACAGTATATAAGAATGCTACTACATCatctgtaaataaataaaaggtaCTCTCACTGTTCTcgcattttatatttattaataagggatttaagaaaaaataaagtcaacagtaaaattaattcactTTTGTTACTATACAATTTGTATTTACAAACATTTGGTTTGATTTGTAATTGAATTTGACTGctatgtattaataaaatttacaatagatcccaattttttttaataatattgatttctTTGGTTTCAATAATCAataatcatcatcttcttcttcacaatcacaatcatcatcatcatcatcatcatcatcatcacaatcatcatcatcatctacaGTTTGTACTGGGTCTGCTTTCGGTTTCTCATGTTTTTTAGGATCTTTTGGTTTCTCAGGATCTTTTGGTTTCTTGGGATCTTTTGGTTTAGGATGTGTAGGAGGATCGGGATCTTTACCTTTTCCGGTTGGGTCTTGTGCTTGAACTAATCCATCAAGTTCTTTATgccttggtttttttttacaaagctCGGATGGCTGACCTGCTTTTGGAGTATTTCGTTCCAGTTGACGATATGTTTTGGCAACTTTAATaagtttctcttttttatctCCTCCAATTTCAATTGCAAGGTCAATGATTTCATCAGCTCTATCTTGTTGATCACAAGTTGGTGCTTTTGCTAAAAGAGCCCTTACCATTGCACCAGATAAGTCACCAGCCTGTTGTTCTTTACCAGTACCTAAAGATATATTCCTTACTGCCGTGTAGGTAGCCTCAGCTTTTGCAGTATGTTCTTGTGCGAAACGTCTTTTGTCAAAGTTCAAAGCCATAGGGAATGCTTGAGGAATAAGAGCAAACGAGAAAAAAACGGAAAGTACCAAATTTAACTTCATGATTAATTAtcgtttaaaaaaagaatgataaaaaatatttcataaaatatttttagagcGCGgctctaaataataaataattaaataaatataaattttgtataaaaaaatataatatatatacttaatACACagtattttatgtatatatattatatatatattttttttttgatggtatatattttaagaaaaatttgaggATTATTTATATCGTTTGAATGATCGTTTGATTTGATCTAcgattattatgaaatttcagaaaaatttttgttgtGTTTCAGAAATGTAAAtctataacatttataatatcattcattatgataaaattcattaaaaaattttcgttttttttaaaaaaaaattaatatgaattagaaaaagattagaaaaagaaatagaaaataagaaaaaaaaagaaaaaaaatttgatactctacaaacaaattaattatttctcacGTGAatcttatttttcattttctttgaAACTTGTATCAGCTGGTTTTCTTCTCAATGATcttcattaaatgaattacaaaaaaaaacattttatgtgaatgtaaattaatattataaattataatttttctttggtgtataatttataatgtaaataccATCTTAAGGCTGTCAATACTTTGTTTGACATAACCCTACCCCCTTTTTttcaatgtataatttaggttaaaattagaagaaatttcctaattaataattttttgtgttcaattaataaattataacattttaattcgggccaaaattaacaataattctgGCCATTCTTTTTGTTAAATTCCTTCCCCCATCTCAATCTTGTTATGTTAAACAATTATCGGATCGGTGTGAcctaattaattattctttttatacgGGATTTCCCAAAAATCACCGACATTCATAATCTTCGCCATACATAGTCTCCCTAAAAATCCTGAAAGTTTTAAAATCCTGACTAAACGACGATCCGATGGTTAAAAATTCTTGcttttaaaatttcgaaatttagTCTTGggtttcaaataaatttgtaatatgtATAATTCCTTTAAATcggaataataaatttttttaacattattaacacaaaataaatattatcagttattaaCGCAAAATATTTGTAAGTTTAACGTTAATACGACTATTGAAGCAAATGATTtagaaattcaataaattatattgcaaattatctataaattttcaattatttttttttaaacaaaataattaaaagtctcaatctcaaaatcaaaattataaagaaaagttTGTATACAGTAATTACAGTATGATGTTATTCCACGATCTCCCCGATCGTCAAATTCTTCTTTACCAATCAGGCTCTTTTTTGCCTTGGACGCTGCTCATCATGAAGAATACATCAGCTTGAAACATCCACTATTTTCTATTCTCT
It encodes the following:
- a CDS encoding uncharacterized protein (SECRETED:cutsite_AFP-MA; SECRETED:prob_0.4118); SECRETED:SignalP(1-21) translates to MKLNLVLSVFFSFALIPQAFPMALNFDKRRFAQEHTAKAEATYTAVRNISLGTGKEQQAGDLSGAMVRALLAKAPTCDQQDRADEIIDLAIEIGGDKKEKLIKVAKTYRQLERNTPKAGQPSELCKKKPRHKELDGLVQAQDPTGKGKDPDPPTHPKPKDPKKPKDPEKPKDPKKHEKPKADPVQTVDDDDDCDDDDDDDDDDCDCEEEDDDY